GCACCGCCCGGAGTACTACAACTCCGAGGAACGCCCCGGTGAAGCCGACATCATCGTCGCCAAGCACCGTAACGGTGAAACTGCGACGATTCGCGCACTCTTCCAGGGTCATATGGCACGTTTTGCGAACTTCACGGGACGTGAAGAACCGGGCGCATAACCCCTTCACTTCATCAGGGTTTACCCTGAATCTCCCCTTGCCTTCGGTTTGGAGGGTAGCCAAGCGGCGCTGAGTGTTGCACGGTAGAAGGCAAGGAAGGAGAGTGAAACCTGATGAGCACACTCCGCGACACTTTTCGTGGCACCACACCTATGACCCCGACGCTGCGGTCATTCGACCAGACTGATCGTCGCCATGTTCAATGCACGAATGCGCGCCATATTGCCGCCCGTAGTCACACCGACACGACGATGATTGACGTTGAGGAAGTGCGTATGCATATGCGCATGCGGGGCGCTCGCCCTCGAACCACAATGCTGGCCGGAGGAAACTAAGGGGTACGGGCCACCCGCTGGAACACGTAATACGCGGGAATAGCAAGCAGGAACCAGACGGCAATGACGAGGTGATGGCGCATGTCGTCAGCCGGTGGGAACACAGTCATGAGCGTATTGGCCATCCCGTGGAACACCATGCACCACAGGACTGATCTGGTGAAGGCGACCAACAGTCCCAACCACGCACTGAGCGCGAAAGAGGTCAGTGCGAATGCCGCAAATGAGGATCCCTGATGCGGGTTGCCGTCGATCCACCACAGGGGGATATGCCAGCATGCCCATACCGCCCCTACAACGAGGGCCGCTACTAGGTCTGGCGCTATGAAATTGTGAAAGCGGCGCGCGAGCAGAGGCTGCATGATTCCACGCCAGCCCCACTCTTCATTGCCGCCGGCCACCAGCGTCACGACCAAGAAGATGGACACGATGGCGATCAATGAGGTGCCTGCCGAGTCGGCGGGTGCACTCCATCCGTGTGATGACAGCCAGAATGCGGCGACCTCAAGCAAAGCGCACAGGAGAAAATAAAGCGCAGCGTGCGGGGCACGACGGGTCAGAAAATGCGCGAGATTTTTCCACGAAAAACCACCCGGCAGGCACACGCAAGCGGCGATGGTCGGGCCGAATCCACCCAGAACAAACAACGCCATAGCGGGAATGTCGGTGGCGCGAAGTGATGTGAAGTGGACCAAGAGTGCTGTCGCGCCCCAACAGATCCATGTGATCGCGAATGTCGTGAGTAGATATGTCACAAGACGGCGCCACGGATTATCGCGCACGGCCCTGCTCCTTTCACGTGCAGCGTCGAGCGGGCCGGGCTCTTCGGCGCCTGTTTATTCCGATGAGAGTGTGAACTTGAAGGAGTAGCGCTGGGCATCGTAGTAGTGAAGGCCGTATTCAACTGCTGCGCCCGCACCGTCATATGCCGTGCGCTCCATTGTCAAAAGCGAGCTTCCAGTTCCTATGTGTAACAGATCCGCTTCGACCTCGCTGGCGTTTCGGGCACCGACAGACTGGGTGGCGGACAGCAGCTCGATGCCGCGCTCGCGGATGCATGAATACAAGCCCTGGTGCGCCAGATCTGTGAATGAGGGGGCGTAGCGAGCCGGCAGCAGATTCGTCATGATCGCCAGTGGCTTGTTGTCGATCCAGCGGCGGCGGGTGACGCGAACAATTTCCTCGTCGACGGTGCATCCGAGTTTGGCGGCGTCATCCTCGTCGGCCAGGAGAACTTCATAGCGCAGCACTTCGGTGCGTGGGGTGAAGCCGGCTTTTGTCAGGTCGTCGTTGAGGG
The sequence above is a segment of the Schaalia radingae genome. Coding sequences within it:
- a CDS encoding CPBP family intramembrane glutamic endopeptidase, coding for MALFVLGGFGPTIAACVCLPGGFSWKNLAHFLTRRAPHAALYFLLCALLEVAAFWLSSHGWSAPADSAGTSLIAIVSIFLVVTLVAGGNEEWGWRGIMQPLLARRFHNFIAPDLVAALVVGAVWACWHIPLWWIDGNPHQGSSFAAFALTSFALSAWLGLLVAFTRSVLWCMVFHGMANTLMTVFPPADDMRHHLVIAVWFLLAIPAYYVFQRVARTP
- a CDS encoding GntR family transcriptional regulator encodes the protein MASDQGNLDEPFELSIDLDRTSSTPLYTQIAEPLEHLISTGTLLPGRLIEDEISMACRLSVSRPTARRALQELVSRGLVTRRRGVGTHVTPKHVRRPLALTSLNDDLTKAGFTPRTEVLRYEVLLADEDDAAKLGCTVDEEIVRVTRRRWIDNKPLAIMTNLLPARYAPSFTDLAHQGLYSCIRERGIELLSATQSVGARNASEVEADLLHIGTGSSLLTMERTAYDGAGAAVEYGLHYYDAQRYSFKFTLSSE